The DNA region TACAGCAGACATAAGAAATGCCATTATTGATCCTTCACAGCCTTGTGGACATAGCTGTGCTATTAACACAGTGAATGGTAGAAACTTAAAGAAGAATAGAACCTCCAAGAATCCGGAGAAAATTACTACGTAGAACGTGTCTGGTACTCCCATTTGGCGATAAAAACCATGCACGAATAAGAAATCGGATATCATTAAGAGCGCCATTGTTGCTTGAATCGCTGATATCAGTTTCCTCGGTGAGACAGATTTCAGGTATCGGTTATATATAACGCCCCATAGTAGCATTGTTGCCTGACCAAAAACCTTGGAGATGCCTAATACCGACGAGTCGATTTTCAAGTATTGTGTCTGGTAGAAGAACATGGTTCCGTTAAGTAAGGGAATAACGGCGTAAGATAATGCAAACCATGAGATTGAATAAGCGATCTCGGGTTTTCTTAGTGCGGAAGATAGTTCTGAAAGCTGTTTCTTTATCCCGGCAGATGGATTCTTTGGGAGTCCGAGAGAGCTCTCGCGGACCGAAATGGTTACGAAGAATTGTAGAGCAACGAGGAAGCTGAAAAACATAAACATGGATTGTGGGGAGAGTCGGCCGATGAAAATTCCACCAAGAAGGTTTCCGAGGACTCCTCCCATAGAGGAAGCTATCCAAACAAATGATTGGAGGTTGCCTGAGGAAGATGGTTGTTGAGAGTGCTTGGTTGTTGATGGAGGAGGTTGTTTGCCCATCTCGGCAACGATTGCGTCATTTGCTACCTCGGTTATTGAAGCACCTAGATTACCCAGGAGGAGGTATATAGAGATAGCGAAAACAGATATGCTTGATGGAGAGATTGCTATTGCTAGCCATGACAGTGCCTGCAAGAAAGCTACACAAACAAATTTTGAAGAAATATTTAAGAACTCAGTTATATTATATCACAGGTAGAAATTAGAAATGTAATAAAATGATAAACAGGAATAGTTTCAAATTCATTATAAATATGACCGAACAGATATCATGTCTTTGTGTTCAAGCAACAATGACATCCATTCATATTCATATTCAAGCATCTTAAGTTTCCTTCTGAATCActttcttttaaaattcattaCTGTTCAGAATATAAGAGATCCCTTTTCTGCCTTTGGATTAATGCAGAGAAAAATGGATAATATGCAACATCAATTTTTCACCCCAATTTTTCACAATATCAATGATGGCAACATTCATAAACCAATTCAAAACCTTAACTGTTTGTAACCCAATTCAAGAAAAATGATAAAGTGCACAACTTTCCTTTATATAATAAAAACCAAATAGAGAAAACAAAAGGTTATATATAGATTATAGATGGAAATTATGTTATGTCATGTTACCTCCAAGAGCGATGTAAGGAACACGATGCTGACCAGAGATGTAAACAGAATCTGAAACAAGACCATAAATTGGTTTTCCAACCATAGGAAGACCTGCTGAactttgaagaatttgaagaGTTGAAGGATTCACATTGAGACCATCTTTCAGAAAGAAACTCACTACTAACCATGGAAAACATCTGAATCCTTGTACCCAATAACCCAAACCCAACACTTTTCTCATCAATTTGTCACCACCATCGCTTTTGCTACTACCACCACCAACATCACCCTCCGAAGACACCATTTTCAGTTTTACACTTTACTTTCGTAACGGTTAAGGTAGAGAATGTGTGTTGTTCCGAATAAAGAAAGAATTGTAACAGAGGTTTCTGGTTTTTTAAGGAAAAAAAGTAGgggttgttttttttttcttcttcgTGGCACACTTAGAACGTGACACGTATTATTGTTATTTAATCACAGTGCTGTTCGGTTACAACTGTTTTAAgttataaataaataaatctcATATTCTTGTGGAAATATCTGATCTGCGTCGACATATTTCTTTCTCTGTATATTAGAAATTAATTCCTTTGATTGAATAGGATTAAACGTTAAAGATCTTTTATTAAAAGTTTTGTTGTTATTGTATTTCTAGTTTTTACTATATTAGGTTTATTTTAAGACAATGAATTGATTTTTGTTAGGAGAAGTAATTTAATTCATTATTTAAAAGCTGATGTAGTATTTGAGTGAGTTGATTTAAATTATATTCGATAAAATGGTATATAATATGGAGTTGTTGAAATATGCTTGCAGTATTCGACATGGTTGAATGCAATATGTTGGGTCGAAAGGAGGTAGTATGTATTCAACTCTATGAAATACATATTGTAATAGTCAAGTTTTGTTAGTCGTTTATAAATAGGCATGCGACAATGTAGAATCATAAGCATTGTATATCAACTTTCTCTTTTTATAATACAATTATTTTTCATTTTACTCTCTCTTCTTTATTTTTGAACAACATTTTGTTTCAACAATTAACGAGTCCAATTGCGATTAAGTTAGCAATGAAAAATGATAACACAACATCAACGCAATTTTCTACAAATTTATCGGTTTTCAAAGGTGGGAACTATGAGAGGTGGGTTGCACAAATGAAGGTCATCTTTAGATTTTAATATGTGGCTGAAATCGTGAGTGATGCATTAGAAGCGAATGCAAGTGATATTTCAAAAGGTTACGCACAAGGAACAAAgaaagaaagatggaaaagctCTTTTTTTATCCATCAATGTGTGGATCCTAATGTGTtcaagaagatcattgaagaAGAGACCTCCAAGGAAGCATGAGGCAAGTTAAAGAACTTGTATGCTGGAATTGAGAAACTGAATAGGGTGAAGTTGCAGATGTTGAGAAGTAGTTTAAGATAATACAGATGAAAGAAGATGAATTTGTCACTTGTTTCCTTTCAAGATTAGTGTTACTCACCAACCAGATGAAGGTGTGTGGTGAATTAATCAATGATTTGCAAAAGATCAAAAAAGTGTTGAGATCTTTAAGTGTAAATTTTGAGTACATTGTAGTGTTGATAGAAGAATCCAAGAACCTTGCTAAAATGAAGTTGGAGGAACTTCAAGCTTCATTAGAGTCTCATGAGATGAGATTGAAGCAAAGAATTTCGAAAGGGGGGGAAGGTAGCTGAGGAGGCTTTACAAGCAAAGTTTGCAAAGAAATCTGGAAAGGGAAAAGAGAAACAGAAAAGAAATCAAGTTGTAGCTGAGAGTTCAAGCAAGAATTTAAATAATCATAATGATTCCACCAAGAAAGACATGATAAACAAGTATGCGAGGAAGAAAGTTGACATGAAGGGGGTGTAGTGCTACAACAGTCAAGGATTAGCTCATTATGCACGGGATTATCGAAGAAAGAAGGAATTAAGAGCAAAAGATGATGAAGAAATGCAATATGCACATGATGGAGAAAGCAAATAAGATGATGTGTTACTCATGGCCAATACCCATTCAAATGGTGAACAAGTCAATATGTGGTATTTAGACTTAGGATATAGCAACCACATGACTGGGAATACAATTTAGTTTATCAAGCTAGATGATTTAGTTAAGAAAGTGATCAAGTTTGCAGATGGTAGATATGTCAAATCAGATGGAAAGGAAACATATTTATGGTTAGAAAGGATGGGCGAAAGGCTAGTATCAATAATGTATTGTATGTACATTCGATGACAATAAGCATGGGTCAATCACTTGCAAAAGGGTACAACATGAAGTTGGAAAAGAATCATAGGAAGGTGTATGATGGA from Lathyrus oleraceus cultivar Zhongwan6 chromosome 1, CAAS_Psat_ZW6_1.0, whole genome shotgun sequence includes:
- the LOC127074787 gene encoding probable folate-biopterin transporter 7, with translation MVSSEGDVGGGSSKSDGGDKLMRKVLGLGYWVQGFRCFPWLVVSFFLKDGLNVNPSTLQILQSSAGLPMVGKPIYGLVSDSVYISGQHRVPYIALGAFLQALSWLAIAISPSSISVFAISIYLLLGNLGASITEVANDAIVAEMGKQPPPSTTKHSQQPSSSGNLQSFVWIASSMGGVLGNLLGGIFIGRLSPQSMFMFFSFLVALQFFVTISVRESSLGLPKNPSAGIKKQLSELSSALRKPEIAYSISWFALSYAVIPLLNGTMFFYQTQYLKIDSSVLGISKVFGQATMLLWGVIYNRYLKSVSPRKLISAIQATMALLMISDFLFVHGFYRQMGVPDTFYVVIFSGFLEVLFFFKFLPFTVLIAQLCPQGCEGSIMAFLMSAVALAFIVSGYLGVALASYVKITGSDFSGFPFGLLVQAACTLLPIFWSSCIPEYVKTKDKRKE